The Eurosta solidaginis isolate ZX-2024a chromosome 4, ASM4086904v1, whole genome shotgun sequence genome includes a window with the following:
- the LOC137249230 gene encoding band 7 protein AGAP004871-like encodes MTRNRRSVGYFATSEIQPPSGIEKAMVFLSFLLLLLTLPISIFLSVIVMSEYQRVVIFRCGRLKRGGARGPGLVFRIPCIDFCVRVDLRTVSYDVPAQEILTKDHVTISLDAAVYYRIYDPLLAVIQVENVHFATRMLAQATLRNIAGQKHVLELMSEKDSISMAMSAILKSATAPWGVYVERVEIKDVRLPLNLQRAMAAEAEAIREAKAKVVSAEGELSASKALKAASDVIAANPVALQLRYLQTLSLISGDQNKNIIFPFPVNLIKQLMKSKCSECSGATSPTKKKEQVAETDGGNVDEALEEAYRRLDTQFLPTPFECNSECLKRDYVSR; translated from the exons atgacGCGCAATCGAAGATCTGTTGGTTATTTTGCAACAA GTGAAATTCAGCCGCCAAGCGGTATTGAAAAAGCAATGGTTTTCTTATCTTTTCTACTCCTCCTACTTACGCTTCCCATATCAATATTTTTATCCGTGATTGTAATGTCAGAATATCAAAGGGTAGTCATATTTAGGTGTGGGCGTCTCAA ACGTGGTGGAGCCCGTGGTCCGGGTTTAGTTTTTCGTATACCATGCATCGACTTTTGCGTCAGAGTGGACTTGCGGACGGTATCTTACGATGTGCCAGCGCAGGAAATTCTCACCAAAGATCATGTGACAATAAGTTTGGATGCAGCCGTTTATTATCGAATCTACGATCCTTTGCTAGCTGTCATACAAGTGGAGAATGTTCATTTTGCTACCCGCATGCTGGCACAAGCAACTCTACGTAATATAGCTGGACAAAAACATGTTTTGGAATTGATGTCTGAGAAGGATTCGATTTCAATGGCGATGTCAGCTATTCTAAAATCTGCTACTGCACCGTGGGGGGTATATGTGGAACGTGTGGAAAT CAAAGACGTTCGCTTGCCATTGAACTTACAAAGGGCTATGGCGGCTGAGGCAGAAGCGATCCGTGAAGCCAAAGCAAAAGTGGTTTCCGCTGAAGGTGAGCTAAGTGCTTCCAAAGCTCTTAAGGCAGCATCCGATGTAATAGCCGCCAATCCGGTAGCACTGCAG CTACGTTATCTGCAAACGTTAAGTCTAATTTCCGGTGATCAAAATAAGAATATAATATTTCCGTTCCCTGTAAATTTAATCAAACAATTGATGAAAAGTAAATGCAGCGAATGTAGTGGAGCAACAAGTCCAACAAAGAAAAAAGAGCAAGTCGCTGAAACGGATGGCGGTAATGTAGATGAGGCATTGGAGGAGGCTTACAGAAGACTTGATACCCAATTTTTGCCAACTCCGTTTGAATGTAATTCAGAGTGCCTTAAAAGGGATTATGTTAGTCGCTGA